In one window of Helianthus annuus cultivar XRQ/B chromosome 17, HanXRQr2.0-SUNRISE, whole genome shotgun sequence DNA:
- the LOC110922800 gene encoding sec14 cytosolic factor gives MDQNHELKLTQMKNYVQKLGSSTEKYGDPSLERFLIARSMDPNKAAKMFVSWQKWRASFVPLGFIPDSEVTDQLESKKIYLQGLSKDGYPVMVVKACKHYPAKDQPQFKKFVVHLLDKVIARGFKGKEIGNEKAIAVLDLDQLGYKNVDARGFITGFQFLQAYYPERLKKCYILNMPWFFVSIWKMISRFLDKATLEKIVIISNEDEKKQFTTEVGEDVLPEEFGGQAKLVALQDAVLPPLED, from the exons ATGGACCAAAATCATGAACTCAAACTCACCCAGATGAAGAATTATGTTCAAAAGCTCGGTTCTTCCACAGAG AAGTATGGAGACCCGAGTTTAGAGAGATTCTTGATCGCGAGATCGATGGATCCAAATAAGGCTGCAAAGATGTTTGTTTCATGGCAGAAATGGAGAGCTTCGTTTGTCCCGTTGGGGTTTATTCCTGATTCGGAAGTTACTGATCAGTTGGAGAGTAAGAAGATTTATTTGCAGGGTTTGTCTAAGGATGGATACCCTGTTATGGTGGTTAAAGCTTGCAAGCATTATCCTGCTAAAGATCAGCCACAATTCAAGA AATTTGTGGTTCATCTCCTTGATAAAGTAATTGCAAG AGGCTTTAAAGGGAAAGAAATAGGAAACGAGAAGGCAATTGCTGTTCTTGATTTGGATCAACTTGGTTACAAAAATGTTGATGCTCGTGGATTCATCACTGGATTTCAGTTTTTACAG GCATATTACCCCGAGAGGTTAAAAAAGTGTTACATTTTAAATATGCCATGGTTTTTTGTGAGTATTTGGAAGATGATTTCTCGTTTCCTAGATAAAGCAACTTTAGAGAAG ATTGTTATAATTAGCAACGAGGACGAGAAGAAGCAGTTCACTACAGAAGTTGGTGAAGATGTCTTGCCCGAAGAGTTTGGTGGGCAGGCAAAGCTTGTGGCGCTTCAAGACGCTGTATTGCCACCTCTAGAGGATTGA